In the Hordeum vulgare subsp. vulgare chromosome 7H, MorexV3_pseudomolecules_assembly, whole genome shotgun sequence genome, one interval contains:
- the LOC123407930 gene encoding uncharacterized protein LOC123407930 isoform X2: protein MPFRSGSRRRSARLLDPPGVPDLISALPDELLLLILALLPCAGAAARTGVLSRRWRGLWARLRQIVFSGVPYPSLEAALGQVPLPPPAVSLLQIGVYSQPHARVPSAYRRDSPRASSLLRAAARLEPEKLVFVLPPEFRRLVLFLPTFRRATSIVLDVSSVICPVPAGAEFPALETLSLSNCGANLDALLPCCPRLRTLRLISSFFDEGSLRVNSPSLQELVVHHNASWAQDIVAVNIVAPALKQFTMSFMTWDLLLQTAEGEGQLTSLHIHACADSSNIYRDPAKFTQEIEKHMVAAFSVLELHLKTRGHAFGELVFHLLGINQIRRVRMLKIFIAAVKVKDFPFHCLSESPISLPALEEVEFNGFEGQDHEFDLIKFILRSAPVLKRMTVKLSEEASASNDGCSKIYNIFKAYSSVDCDVYHSSGLMYGSQNCPLT from the exons ATGCCGTTTAGATCGGGATCTCGCCGGCGGTCCGCCCGGCTGCTAGATCCACCCGGCGTGCCAGACCTCATCAGCGCCCTCCCCGAtgagctcctcctcctcatcctcgccCTCCTCCCctgcgccggcgccgccgcgcgcACCGGCGTCCTATCCCGCCGTTGGCGCGGCCTCTGGGCCCGCCTTCGCCAGATCGTCTTCAGCGGCGTGCCCTACCCCTCGCTCGAGGCGGCGCTCGGCCAGGTCCCTCTCCCCCCGCCCGCGGTTTCCCTCCTCCAGATCGGCGTCTACTCGCAGCCGCACGCGCGCGTCCCCAGCGCCTACCGGAGAGACAGCCCCCGTGCCAGCTCGCTGCTCCGCGCCGCCGCGCGGCTCGAGCCGGAGAAGCTCGTCTTCGTCCTCCCCCCGGAGTTCCGTCGCCTCGTCCTCTTCCTGCCTACCTTCCGCCGCGCCACATCAATTGTGCTGGACGTTTCCTCCGTCATCTGCCCGGTGCCAGCCGGCGCCGAGTTCCCCGCGCTCGAGACGCTGTCCCTGTCGAATTGTGGTGCCAACCTCGACGCATTGCTCCCCTGCTGCCCGCGTTTGCGCACGCTCCGCCTTATCTCGTCGTTTTTCGATGAGGGCAGCCTGAGGGTGAACTCGCCGTCGCTGCAGGAGCTTGTCGTGCACCACAATGCCAGCTGGGCACAAGATATCGTTGCTGTCAACATTGTTGCTCCCGCGCTGAAGCAATTTACCATGTCCTTCATGACCTG GGACCTGCTGCTACAGACGGCAGAGGGAGAAGGGCAGCTAACCTCGCTCCACATTCATGCGTGCGCT GACTCAAGTAATATTTACCGAGATCCGGCCAAGTTTACGCAGGAGATAGAGAAGCACATGGTTGCTGCGTTTTCTGTTTTGGAGCTACATCTCAAAACCAGGGGGCATGCTTTTGGAGAACTTGTGTTTCATCTCCTTGGGATAAATCAAATTCGTCGTGTGCGGATGCTTAAGATCTTCATAGCAGCAGTTAAA GTGAAAGATTTTCCATTTCATTGTCTTAGTGAATCTCCTATCTCCTTGCCTGCTCTCGAAGAAGTAGAGTTCAATGGCTTCGAAGGACAGGATCATGAGTTCGATCTGATAAAATTTATACTTAGATCTGCACCGGTGCTAAAAAGAATGACAGTGAAGCTGTCAGAGGAGGCCTCGGCAAGTAATGATGGATGCTCAAAGATATACAACATCTTCAAGGCGTATTCTTCTGTAGACTGCGATGTTTATCACAGCTCTG GGTTAATGTACGGCAGCCAAAATTGCCCATTGACATAA
- the LOC123407930 gene encoding uncharacterized protein LOC123407930 isoform X1 produces the protein MPFRSGSRRRSARLLDPPGVPDLISALPDELLLLILALLPCAGAAARTGVLSRRWRGLWARLRQIVFSGVPYPSLEAALGQVPLPPPAVSLLQIGVYSQPHARVPSAYRRDSPRASSLLRAAARLEPEKLVFVLPPEFRRLVLFLPTFRRATSIVLDVSSVICPVPAGAEFPALETLSLSNCGANLDALLPCCPRLRTLRLISSFFDEGSLRVNSPSLQELVVHHNASWAQDIVAVNIVAPALKQFTMSFMTWWVDVSVLAPMVEKVSWDCHHRVGIHFCLWIIRDLLLQTAEGEGQLTSLHIHACADSSNIYRDPAKFTQEIEKHMVAAFSVLELHLKTRGHAFGELVFHLLGINQIRRVRMLKIFIAAVKVKDFPFHCLSESPISLPALEEVEFNGFEGQDHEFDLIKFILRSAPVLKRMTVKLSEEASASNDGCSKIYNIFKAYSSVDCDVYHSSGLMYGSQNCPLT, from the exons ATGCCGTTTAGATCGGGATCTCGCCGGCGGTCCGCCCGGCTGCTAGATCCACCCGGCGTGCCAGACCTCATCAGCGCCCTCCCCGAtgagctcctcctcctcatcctcgccCTCCTCCCctgcgccggcgccgccgcgcgcACCGGCGTCCTATCCCGCCGTTGGCGCGGCCTCTGGGCCCGCCTTCGCCAGATCGTCTTCAGCGGCGTGCCCTACCCCTCGCTCGAGGCGGCGCTCGGCCAGGTCCCTCTCCCCCCGCCCGCGGTTTCCCTCCTCCAGATCGGCGTCTACTCGCAGCCGCACGCGCGCGTCCCCAGCGCCTACCGGAGAGACAGCCCCCGTGCCAGCTCGCTGCTCCGCGCCGCCGCGCGGCTCGAGCCGGAGAAGCTCGTCTTCGTCCTCCCCCCGGAGTTCCGTCGCCTCGTCCTCTTCCTGCCTACCTTCCGCCGCGCCACATCAATTGTGCTGGACGTTTCCTCCGTCATCTGCCCGGTGCCAGCCGGCGCCGAGTTCCCCGCGCTCGAGACGCTGTCCCTGTCGAATTGTGGTGCCAACCTCGACGCATTGCTCCCCTGCTGCCCGCGTTTGCGCACGCTCCGCCTTATCTCGTCGTTTTTCGATGAGGGCAGCCTGAGGGTGAACTCGCCGTCGCTGCAGGAGCTTGTCGTGCACCACAATGCCAGCTGGGCACAAGATATCGTTGCTGTCAACATTGTTGCTCCCGCGCTGAAGCAATTTACCATGTCCTTCATGACCTGGTGGGTCGACGTCTCTGTCTTGGCACCGATGGTGGAGAAAGTTTCATGGGACTGCCACCACCGTGTGGGTATTCATTTTTGCCTTTGGATAATCAGGGACCTGCTGCTACAGACGGCAGAGGGAGAAGGGCAGCTAACCTCGCTCCACATTCATGCGTGCGCT GACTCAAGTAATATTTACCGAGATCCGGCCAAGTTTACGCAGGAGATAGAGAAGCACATGGTTGCTGCGTTTTCTGTTTTGGAGCTACATCTCAAAACCAGGGGGCATGCTTTTGGAGAACTTGTGTTTCATCTCCTTGGGATAAATCAAATTCGTCGTGTGCGGATGCTTAAGATCTTCATAGCAGCAGTTAAA GTGAAAGATTTTCCATTTCATTGTCTTAGTGAATCTCCTATCTCCTTGCCTGCTCTCGAAGAAGTAGAGTTCAATGGCTTCGAAGGACAGGATCATGAGTTCGATCTGATAAAATTTATACTTAGATCTGCACCGGTGCTAAAAAGAATGACAGTGAAGCTGTCAGAGGAGGCCTCGGCAAGTAATGATGGATGCTCAAAGATATACAACATCTTCAAGGCGTATTCTTCTGTAGACTGCGATGTTTATCACAGCTCTG GGTTAATGTACGGCAGCCAAAATTGCCCATTGACATAA